Proteins encoded in a region of the Longimicrobiaceae bacterium genome:
- a CDS encoding alpha/beta fold hydrolase has protein sequence MLRIPELADALADWLDALGQGPVVLVGNSPGCQVIADLALRRRTSVRAAVLAGPTMDPHARTAPRQIGRWLLDWTLEPSSPAAACM, from the coding sequence GTGCTGCGCATCCCCGAGCTGGCGGATGCCCTGGCCGACTGGCTGGACGCGCTCGGCCAGGGGCCCGTGGTGCTGGTCGGCAACTCGCCGGGTTGCCAGGTCATCGCCGACCTGGCGCTCCGCCGGCGCACGTCCGTTCGCGCGGCCGTGCTCGCGGGGCCGACGATGGACCCGCATGCGCGCACCGCTCCCCGGCAGATCGGCCGCTGGCTGTTAGACTGGACGCTGGAGCCCTCCTCCCCCGCGGCCGCCTGCATGTGA
- a CDS encoding biopolymer transporter ExbD translates to MATSARRGGQQSDINMTPMIDVLLVLLIIFMVVQQELQRGIAVQIPPAVPSNVTQPPEQLVLSIRPGPEYALNSQPLAPARLTEELHAIFAIRPRKVLFVQAEESLRYGEVVHALDASRAAGVEVIGLAPRPGQPGL, encoded by the coding sequence ATGGCAACGAGCGCCCGTCGGGGAGGTCAGCAGTCGGACATCAACATGACGCCGATGATCGACGTCCTGCTGGTCCTCCTCATCATCTTCATGGTCGTCCAGCAGGAGCTCCAGAGGGGGATCGCGGTGCAGATCCCTCCGGCGGTGCCGTCCAACGTCACGCAGCCGCCGGAGCAGCTGGTGCTCTCGATCCGCCCCGGCCCCGAGTACGCGCTGAACTCGCAGCCCCTCGCCCCCGCCCGGCTGACGGAGGAGCTGCACGCGATTTTCGCGATCCGCCCGCGCAAGGTGCTCTTCGTGCAGGCGGAAGAGAGCCTTCGGTACGGCGAGGTGGTCCACGCACTGGACGCGTCCCGTGCCGCCGGCGTCGAAGTCATCGGCCTTGCTCCCCGTCCGGGACAGCCGGGTCTCTGA
- a CDS encoding M48 family metalloprotease produces the protein MPFDFEVEDGLNFGDWLHREIHANALVESHGWAAEQVRRVSARLQAGRPESERLIVEVPWLREANAFTAPGRYVYFSRRLLERCPREEAVAFVIAHEIAHHDLGHLDLFSGWAGRLSRLAGARLMALPFQALERRLYGSERECAADRHGLALCIAAGYHPMRCLGLYDVLEHFALDAKDFEMVYGLDPESDEELSGEAPWTTRARIWAWQRSRGYLPIQDRKAALVRWLEANAGFRGSPAG, from the coding sequence ATGCCCTTCGACTTCGAGGTGGAGGACGGGCTCAACTTCGGCGACTGGCTTCACCGGGAGATCCACGCGAACGCGTTGGTCGAGTCCCACGGCTGGGCCGCGGAGCAGGTGCGGCGCGTGTCGGCCCGCCTCCAGGCCGGCCGGCCGGAGTCGGAGCGGCTCATCGTGGAGGTGCCCTGGCTTCGGGAGGCGAACGCGTTCACCGCTCCGGGACGCTACGTCTACTTTTCCCGACGGCTGCTGGAGCGCTGTCCGCGGGAGGAGGCTGTCGCGTTCGTGATCGCCCACGAGATCGCGCACCACGACCTGGGCCACCTGGACCTCTTCTCCGGGTGGGCGGGCCGGCTCTCCCGGCTGGCCGGCGCCCGTCTCATGGCGCTTCCCTTCCAGGCCCTCGAGCGCCGGCTCTACGGCTCGGAGCGGGAGTGCGCCGCGGACCGGCACGGGCTCGCGCTGTGCATCGCGGCCGGGTACCATCCCATGCGCTGCCTGGGCCTCTACGACGTCCTGGAGCACTTCGCGCTGGATGCGAAGGACTTCGAAATGGTCTACGGGCTCGACCCGGAGTCGGACGAAGAGCTGTCGGGCGAGGCGCCGTGGACGACCCGAGCCCGCATCTGGGCGTGGCAAAGGTCGCGCGGATACCTGCCCATCCAGGACCGCAAGGCCGCGCTGGTCCGGTGGCTGGAAGCGAATGCCGGCTTCCGCGGCTCTCCCGCCGGCTGA
- a CDS encoding DUF2059 domain-containing protein translates to MRRTLLALALALVLSVPAAAQNTTPSPARMKAAAELLEAMNVEAILRETADATLQTQIQQQPVLAAYEDIMRDFMARAMKWEDLRADYTRLYADVYTEDELRQLRTFYQTPLGRRLLATQPRVAALSMEITNRRLEKFLPEMQKQIMERMMAESDTPKPER, encoded by the coding sequence ATGCGGCGCACCCTCCTTGCCCTCGCCCTCGCACTCGTCCTCTCCGTCCCCGCGGCGGCGCAGAACACCACCCCTTCGCCGGCCCGGATGAAGGCCGCCGCAGAGCTCCTCGAAGCGATGAACGTGGAGGCGATCCTCCGCGAGACGGCGGACGCCACCCTGCAGACCCAGATCCAGCAGCAGCCCGTGCTGGCCGCGTACGAGGACATCATGCGCGACTTCATGGCGAGGGCCATGAAGTGGGAGGACCTCCGCGCGGACTACACCCGTCTCTATGCGGACGTCTACACGGAGGACGAGCTCCGGCAGCTGCGCACCTTCTACCAGACGCCGCTGGGGCGGCGGCTCCTGGCCACGCAGCCCCGCGTGGCCGCCCTGAGCATGGAGATCACCAACCGTCGCCTGGAGAAGTTCCTGCCGGAGATGCAGAAGCAGATCATGGAGCGCATGATGGCGGAATCCGACACCCCGAAGCCGGAACGGTAG